The following nucleotide sequence is from Anabaena sphaerica FACHB-251.
CAACCTTCAATCAAGTTGATACCAATCAAGATGGGACAATTGACCTCTCTGAAGGAAGACTGGCGATGGTTGGGGGAATTGATTCTGGTTCCGAATTACCCTTTGAGGGAATTTTAACTGCCCCTGTGGGTTCACCTGTGATTACTCCCTTCACCAGTTTAGTAGAACGGATTGCTCGTAAAACAGAAGGGACAGCAGAAGACGCTAAATCTTTGATTTTTGATAAATGGCGTGTTTCAGGGGCTTATTATTTAAGTTTTTCGTTAAACCCCTTACCTCAGACGGTGATTGATGAAGATGGCGTATACCAGCTTGTAGTATTTGATGGGTTAATTACCGATCAAAATACCAAATTTGAAATCAGTTTCACAGGCTTAACTAATCCTCCCGCTATAAAATTCAACCCCGATACAGGAGAAGATGAGGCGTGGAGTTATCCCCAAAACTTTGATGAACCTTCCAAAACTTACTTAATTGGCGCACAAGTTCAGTTAATTAGCGAACAATTAGCCGCTTTTACCGGAAAACCCATCAATCAGATCATTGATGCTGTAGCTGATCATTTTATCGAAAGAAACGATGTTACGTTTGGTTTTGGGCGGGAGGTGAGCGATATTATCGCTAAAGTTGCCCCAGAATTAAACGAAAATCTGCAATTAGCGGCTACTTTTGCTGTAGAGGCTGCGGTATCAGCTTTAAACAAAGCAGTCGCCGAATATGGTTTTGAGAGCAAAACCTATAACATTTACGACAAACTTTTCCAAGTCAACGCGAAAATGGTTTCGGTTGCCCAAGAATTACAGGATGTACTCGGTCAAATTATCAATCATGGCCAAGAAATGACTGTAAACGAGTTTAGTAATACTTTCAATCCGGCTTCTTTGGAATACCGTTTCAGCAATAGTATCTACCAAGCAGACAACATTTTCCCCCCTCATACGGCAGATTTTAGCGTTAATCTCAATGAAGATACTACCTACACCTTTGCTGTCTCTGATTTCCCCTTTACCAAAGGAGACGAAAACGATACCTTAAAATCTGTGATCATTGAAACTTTACCCGACCAAGGTACGTTAAAAATTGGTGATCAAGTTATTACAGAAGAAACAGAGGTATCTGCTGAAGATATTAACGCAGGTTTACTCACCTTTGCCCCGGAAAATAACACATTCGGTGATAATTACACGCAATTTGTCTTCCGTGTGACTGATGGTAAATTCTTCTCCGATGAATTACATTTTGCAACTATCGGGGTAAATTCAGTTAATGATGTGCCAGTTGCTGAGGATGATACTGCTAGAACTAAGGAAGGTACGGCGGTTGATATTGATGTCCTGAGTAATGATCAAGACAGCGACAATGATGCACTCAGTTTAGCGATCGCCATTGCACCCATGCACGGTACTGCCGAAATCAATGACAACGGCACACCTGAAAATTACGAAGATGACTTTATTCGCTACATTCCCTTTGCGGATTTTACAGGAACGGATGTTTTCATTTACCAAGTTGATGATGGTAATGATGGCAAAGATACCGCCACAGTTAAGCTCACCGTCAATACCAAACCCATCAAAGGTAGCAACCAAAACGATAACCTGACGGGTACAGGTGGTAATAACTATCTAGATGGTGGACTAGGTGCAGATACAATGAGTGGTGGTGAAGGTAACGATATCTATATTATTGATAACCCAGGTGACACCATCATCGGTGAAGAAGAGAATGGGGGTATAGATAGTGTCCGATCTGCCGTGAGTTGGGTTTTAGGAGACAACCTAGAAAACCTGATTTTAACAGGTATAACTGCTATCAATGGCACAGGTAACGACCTTGACAACAGAATCACAGGCAATAATGCGGCAAATAACCTCAGTGGTGGTGCTGGTAATGACAAACTCTACGGCAGGGATGGTGACGATAACCTGACTGGTGCAGCTGGCAATGACTATCTGGATGGTGGACTAGGTGCAGATACCATGAGTGGTGCTGAAGGTAACGATATCTATATTATTGATAACCCAACTGACACCATCATCGGTGAAGAAGAGAATGGGGGTATAGATATTGTCCGATCTGCTGTGAGTTGGGTTTTAGGAGACAACCTAGAAAACCTGATTTTAACAGGTATAACTGCTATCAATGGCACAGGTAACGACCTTGACAACAGAATCACAGGCAATAATGCGGCAAATAACCTCAGTGGTGGTGCTGGTAATGACAAACTCTACGGCAGGGATGGTGACGATAACCTGACTGGTGCAGCTGGCAATGACTATCTGGATGGTGGACTAGGTGCAGATACCATGAGTGGTGATGAAGGTAACGATATCTATATTATTGATAACCCAACTGACACCATCATCGGTGAAGAAGAGAATGGGGGTATAGATACTGTCCGATCTGCTGTGAGTTGGGTTTTAGGAGACAACCTAGAAAATCTGACTTTAACAGGTATAACTGATATCAATGGCACTGGTAACGAGCTAAACAATACCATCATAGGTAACATGGCTGCTAATAGCCTCAGTGGTGGTGCTGGTAATGACAGGTTGTACCTGGGTATAGATGCTAGTGTAGATAGTGTCATCTATGCCAAGGACGACGGTACAGATATGATTCGGCAGTTTAATCGTATAAGTGGTGACTTGTTATTGTTCTCTGGTATTACTGACATTGATGTTAAGACTGTTGGTAATTCAACGCAGTTTAGACTCGGTGATGGAATTGCTGGGAATGCTGGTTTTGCTACAGGGGATCTATTGGTTACTTTATCTGGAACCAGTGGCTTTAGTAGTTCTAATATCTCTGAGAACATTACAGGAGCTAATTTCTGGTTCTTCTAAAAATAGCAGTAGGTTGTATTATTTACGCAGTGTTGTACTAGATTTGTAAGGGTTTAGCAATGCTAAACCCCTACCTATAAAATCAAACGATTAAGCCATTTTGAGTATATTGCGAAAACAGAAGGGCGGAATTTCAGATACAATAAATAATTTCCAGTTCGGGTAAGCTAAAAAAAGCAGTTTTTCACCTCAAAACAATGACAGCAAATAGTCCCACGATTTTAGCCTTAGACTTTGATGGAGTGATTTGCGATGGACTAATTGAATATTTTGAGGTAGCTTGGCGTACCTACTGTCAAATTTGGTCATCTGCTAACGATACACCACCAGATGATTTAGCTTTAAGATTCTATCGCTTGCGTCCTGTAATTGAAACGGGTTGGGAAATGCCTATTTTGATTAAAGCCTTAATTGAGGGTTTTTCTGATGATAAAATTCTGCAAGAATGGGTAAATATTACTCCACAGATTTTAGCAGCAGATAACCTAGACGCGAAAGCAGTTGCTAAAAAACTTGACACTTTGCGGGATGAATGGATAGCTACAGATTTAAATGGTTGGTTAAATCTGCATAAATTCTATGCGGGTGTGATAGAAAGACTCAAAATGACTCTTGTTAGTGGAGTAAAGCTATATATAGTCACGACTAAAGAAGGGCGTTTTGTCAAGCAATTGTTACAACAGGAAGGAATTGATTTACCACCCGCAGCGATTTTTGGGAAAGAAGTAAAACGCCCAAAATATGAAACTTTGCGAGAATTAATTGAGAAAGCTGAAC
It contains:
- a CDS encoding HAD family hydrolase, with amino-acid sequence MTANSPTILALDFDGVICDGLIEYFEVAWRTYCQIWSSANDTPPDDLALRFYRLRPVIETGWEMPILIKALIEGFSDDKILQEWVNITPQILAADNLDAKAVAKKLDTLRDEWIATDLNGWLNLHKFYAGVIERLKMTLVSGVKLYIVTTKEGRFVKQLLQQEGIDLPPAAIFGKEVKRPKYETLRELIEKAEHKPVRLWFVEDRLKTLQLVQKQSDLDHVQLFLADWGYNTQPEREAGQNDSRIQVISLSQFSQDFSKW